One Thermoanaerobaculales bacterium DNA window includes the following coding sequences:
- a CDS encoding sulfur transferase domain-containing protein has translation MTMINVRRTWIAVAIALATVLPNAAEEQASPLVTDVGIDRSALPAAVDTVDGVTPLFRDGRVFIAGQPSQGALTTLHGLGVTAVVNLRTPAEMEDRQRVPYDEAAAVAALGMEYVRIPLGGDEHPYTPEAVDRLAEVLTDHRGPVLVHCTVGWRASYLWVAYLIREQGFVLADALARGKAMALSPDPLEGLLGRPLVVVYDGEPSP, from the coding sequence ATGACCATGATCAACGTCCGGCGCACTTGGATCGCTGTCGCCATCGCTCTGGCCACCGTGCTTCCAAATGCCGCAGAGGAGCAGGCGAGTCCGTTGGTCACCGACGTTGGCATCGATCGCAGCGCGCTGCCGGCGGCGGTCGACACCGTCGACGGGGTGACGCCGCTGTTCCGGGACGGGCGAGTCTTCATCGCGGGCCAGCCTTCCCAGGGAGCGCTCACCACGCTTCACGGCCTCGGCGTGACCGCGGTCGTGAACCTGCGGACGCCGGCCGAGATGGAGGACCGCCAGCGCGTGCCGTACGACGAGGCGGCAGCTGTGGCCGCACTCGGCATGGAGTATGTCCGGATCCCGTTGGGAGGCGACGAACATCCGTACACTCCCGAGGCGGTGGACCGGCTCGCCGAGGTTCTGACTGACCACCGGGGGCCGGTGCTCGTGCACTGCACGGTGGGGTGGCGAGCCTCGTACCTGTGGGTCGCCTACCTGATCCGCGAGCAGGGCTTCGTGCTCGCCGACGCGCTCGCGCGCGGGAAGGCGATGGCGCTGTCGCCGGATCCCCTTGAGGGGCTCCTGGGCCGTCCCCTGGTCGTTGTCTACGACGGCGAACCGAGCCCCTGA
- a CDS encoding arylamine N-acetyltransferase: protein MSPPDHIDLAAYLARIGFAGAPAPDLATLEGLHLAHLGRIPFENLDVRLGRPVSLDLDALQAKLVTGRRGGYCFEQNTLFAAVLRSIGFTVETLEARVRPAGGDASTPRTHMLLRAEVDGRAWLADVGFGADGPLLPVPLDGEPSVQPGGTYRVEQRPDGTLILRVLRDGSPRSLYGFKTVPALAVDFEVANHFTSTHPLSPFVRTLTVQRSTPESRHILRGRGYTVRQPGDETVREVADASLPDLLRTAFLLDVPDEDAARAWGSREQPLCPSCRRPSPHRVDRPLAPGNDPRSAPQGLGSPS, encoded by the coding sequence ATGAGCCCGCCCGACCACATCGACCTGGCCGCGTACCTCGCGCGCATCGGCTTCGCCGGGGCGCCGGCGCCCGACCTGGCCACGCTCGAGGGGCTGCACCTGGCTCACCTCGGCCGGATCCCGTTCGAGAACCTCGACGTGCGCCTCGGCCGCCCGGTGTCCCTCGACCTGGATGCGCTCCAGGCCAAGCTGGTGACCGGCCGGCGCGGCGGCTACTGCTTCGAGCAGAACACGCTGTTCGCCGCGGTGCTGCGGTCGATCGGCTTCACGGTCGAGACCCTGGAGGCGCGCGTGCGGCCCGCGGGCGGTGACGCCTCCACCCCCCGCACCCACATGCTGCTTCGCGCCGAGGTCGACGGCAGGGCGTGGCTTGCCGATGTCGGGTTCGGCGCCGACGGGCCCCTGCTACCGGTTCCGCTCGACGGCGAGCCGAGCGTGCAGCCGGGCGGCACCTACCGCGTCGAGCAGCGGCCGGACGGCACTCTCATCCTGCGGGTGCTCCGCGACGGCTCGCCACGCAGCCTCTACGGGTTCAAGACCGTTCCGGCGCTGGCGGTGGACTTCGAGGTCGCCAATCACTTCACCTCGACCCACCCGCTGTCGCCCTTCGTGCGCACGTTGACCGTCCAGAGGTCGACGCCGGAATCGAGGCACATCCTGCGCGGTCGCGGCTACACGGTTCGCCAGCCAGGTGACGAGACGGTGCGGGAGGTCGCCGACGCGTCCCTGCCGGACCTCCTGAGGACCGCCTTCCTCCTCGACGTGCCCGATGAGGACGCGGCGCGCGCGTGGGGGTCACGCGAGCAGCCGCTGTGCCCATCGTGCCGACGGCCGTCTCCGCACCGGGTCGACCGCCCGCTCGCTCCAGGCAACGATCCCCGGAGCGCCCCTCAGGGGCTCGGTTCGCCGTCGTAG